TTAAAATTTAGCTTTAAAACTAAAATAAGCATTATTAAATCCATTATTATAAAACTAAACGATAAACCAACAAGACCATTTTTTGTTATAGTGAAATACTGGATAATCAAAAGTATAGCACCCAAGATCGGATATAATGCCAACGTATTCATTTTGTTAATAGACATTGGTAACATACTAGCTGCATTCCAAATATTGTAGAAAAAAATTGAAACTAACATAAAAACCATAAATAAATCATTATACAAAAAAGGTTTCTTAATCCATAATTTAAAAATAATATCTCTTAAAAAATATAATCCTAAACAAGAGATTAAAGATATTACAGAAACTAACAATATTAACCTTTTCATTTTAACCAATGCCACATTTAAATGATTATTACTAATTAATATTGTAAACTCAGGCATAGTTTGGATATAAATAATACCAATAAATGCTCTTATAGAATTAACTATTGTTCTTATAGTGTTAAACACCACTACACTTGCCGATCCTAATATAATTCCAACTAACAATGTACAACCTTGTATAAAAAGCGCCGTACCAAATTGAAAAAAACCAAGCTTTAAAGAAACAGGGATTAACTCAATGGTTCTACTACAATCTGTTGTAAAACCAAATTTATAAAAATTGTTTTTATATAATGTAATGTTAATTATTATCATAACCAAAATCCTTATAATTACCATCATCATAGGAATATAATATAGTGGTGCCTGAATTTTTAGTGTTAATAATGTTACTCCAAAATCTAAAAAAAGAGTCAGTGCCAAAAAATACTCGTGCTTATGAAATAAGTTTAAAGCTCTAAAATAGCCAATTGTAACTCGAAATATTAAAGAGAAAAAAACATTAAACACAAACCAACCTATAATCAGAGTTGCATAATGATTCGAAATATTTTTTAAATTAAATATTTTGGAAAAATCTAAAACGCTACTCATAATAAAAAAAACAACCAAAAGAAACAAACCTATGTAAACAAGAAAACTTACGGTACTTTTGTACAATTTTTCCTGTGCTTTATATTCTTTAAGGCTTATAAGTCTACATATTTCATTTGTAACCGTTAAGGGCAACCCAAAGTCACTCAACAATAAATAGTTAGGGATTGTTGTTAATATGAGCCACTCACCATATAAATCAACCCCTAAAACACTTATAAAAGTAGGTATCAATAATAATTGCGATAATAATAAACAAATCCTTTGTAATAAAGATGAAAAATAATTGTGAAATTTCTTATTAATGCTTTTTTTCATTCTCACTTACTAAATTCTTTCAAGTGATCTATTGCCATGTTTTCAAAAGTTATATTCTTTACTCTTGCTAAATTAAGATTACTCAATCTATTTGAATAATCTTCATTATTTATTATTTTATTAATAATTTCTCCTAAAATTTTGTAATTATCAACAGGAAAGATACATTCTTTGTTGGGTATAAGCTCAAGTCCTGCAATACATTTGTTAGTTGTTACCACGGGAAGTCCTTTTGCCATTGCTTCATTAATTACCAAACCCCATACATCTCCTCTAGATGGCAAAACAAGCAAATCTGCAGCTAAAAACCATTTATCTAAATCTAGTTTTGTCTGAAAACCAACATAATTAATATTTTTTAAATTTAATTGATTTTGAATCTCAATATACTCTTCCATCGGTTGTCCTCCTATAAAATAAACCCCCACATCTTCTGAAAAATACTTACAACTTTTAAGCAGTACATCAAAACCTTTAATTGGAACAAATCTACCAACGGCAATAACAATCTTTTTGTATGGAATACCTAATTCCCTTTTATTTTTCGATTTTTGTTCCTTCGTTAAAACCTTAGGAATAATATCACATTTAAATAAACTTGTAAATGTATATCTTATAAGTTTGGCTTCTTCAGCACCATAATGAATTAAATACTTGTCCGATTCTACACCTGTACTAAAATAACCTTTTGCCCCAGAAAATAACATTTTCTTTACTGAAGATTTTAATTTAGATTCTTTTAATGAGACATAACCTCCATCCGTTTCAAAATAATATTCAATTTTTAATATTTTTAAGAGAATTATAAGGATCGATTGTGTTCTGGTATTATATGTACATATAATTATCTTATCATATCGACCAAAAATCACTTTCTTTATTAAAGAAAACAATATAGCTTTTTCATTAAATAATTCACTAAAAAAATAATGCTTAAACGAAGATATAGAATCATCATTCCAATTAAAAGTAGACGCTCGCTTTTTGGACCTCCTACCTTCAAAAAATATCGTTAGATTACAATATTTTGCCAATTCTGAAAAAAAATCAATTCTATATGGACTGGGAATATTTGTTACAAAAAGTACATTCATTACTTAATAATTAAAGTTTCTAAAAAAATATAAAAGCTGTAGAAAAAAGCTCATAAAAATTAAATAGGATAGTTTTTTTAAAATAATAAAATGGTATTGATTTACTTTTTTAAGCATTAGTCTCAACTAAATTATTAAATACTTTCTCTGAAAAATTTGAGGTAATATCATGAAATTTATCCTTAACTATTTTTCTCTTTTCACTAAAATTATCTTTTTTATATAAAAAAAGCTCATTTAAAAAAATTATTAATTCTTCAATCGTAGAAATTACTTTGCCAGGCATGTACTCTTTTGGATTTTCAAAAACAAACCCTCTAGAATTAAAATATTCATGAAAATCAGAAAACACAAAACCAATAGGTTTATCTAATAATAGAAAATCAATATATATTGACGAAAAATCTGTTAACATTAAATCTATTGAACCTAAAACAGAGTATAATGTAACTCCGTTTCCGGTAAAATGTGATTCATTTATAAAATAAATATTTGAATACTTTTGGAAATCATTTACACTCATGTAATCCATAGGATGCAATTTAACGAAACAAACCGTTTCTATATTTATTAAGTGATTATTCAATAAGTTTAAATTGTTATTGCTAAAAAAATCTTTCGCTTTATCTATTTTTCCATCATTTCTAACATCTCCTATTACAGATTTTCGGTAAGTTGGCATCCATAAAATAGTTTTCTTGAATAAATCTTCATTTATTCCTAATAAATGGCATAAACTATATTTATTTTCAAACATAAAATCATTTCTAGGTTGACCGGTCACAAATACATTATTGTTTTGTATGTTAAATGCTTGTGACATAATATTTTTAAATATTTTAGATGTCGCGATTAGATAATGAGATTTAGGGACAATTTTATTATTGTCTAAATGACCAATGTTTTTAAGAGGCATTCCGTGCCATAAATTAATATTAACTTGTTTATTTGACAATGAGAGCTTATTAAATAAGCCATGTGTATGAATAATATATTTAGATTTCAAGAAGACCCACACTCCTTTTAAAGAGTTTTTCTTAACTAATGAAAAATTTGAACATGATGTATAGTTTGATATTGTTTTATAATAGTCTTGCTTTTTGTTTACATGATCAATTAACCAAATATTATTAAATTCTGGATAATGGTTAATTATATAAATAAATAGCGCAAAGCTATTATCCGAAACATCGGGAAAACTGTGATAAACTATTGTATTATCATTCGTGCTAATAAAGATTCGTGCTATCTTTAAAATTAATGAAATTGATTTTTTTAAAATCATCATTTATCAATAATTGATTTTAATTTAGTTGTAGAAATCCCAACTGTTCTTGGCAGGTAAATGACCTCACAATATTCTTTTAAATTATCGAACTTGCCTTTCCAATCATCTCCCATTACGAAAATATCAATTTCATTGTTTTTAATATCCTCAATTTTTTGTTCCCATTCAGATTCTGGAATTACCAAATCTACATAATGGACTGCTTCTAAGAATTCTTTTCTTTTTTCATAAGGAATTTGACACTCCTTTCCTTTTATCTTATTAAATTCATCAGTAGAAATACCTACAACTAATCTATCTCCAAGCTCTTTTGCACGCCTTAGAATTTCTATGTGCCCATAGTGTAATAAATCAAAAGTTCCATAAGTTAAAACTGTTTTCATTTTTTTATCCACTAAAGAATCAAAATGAATATCAAAGTTTGATTCTTTATTTGCAAAAAAAGATTCTAACTTAGAGAATAGTGGTAGTCTCTTTTTTGTTTCGCTCGATAATAAGCTGTTCGTCAGCTTTATTGTTTTTAAACCTTCTAAGACAACTTTATTCCTTTTAGAGCCTGATTTGTAAAACCCTTTTCCTATTAATAATCCTAACGTTCTATTTCTACTTAAATCATTAAGAGATGTAATTCCAACATCACCATAACCGCAGGCCAAAAACAATGAATCTTCTCTTCCACCAAGTTCTTTAAGTAATATCCTTATTTCTGAAAAAGATTTTGTTAAAATCATAAATCTTGTATTTGGCGAGTTATATTTAGCATCAACAATGCCTATTAAAATAGCATAAATATTCTTTAATACACTTAACAGTTCTACCCCCCTTATATCTGTTGTGTAGTCTATATGAATATTAGTATTAAAAATTACTTGTTCTATTTTTAAGTACTGGTCTTTTGTTTTAAACCCTAATGTGAAAATTGAATGGGCATTATTTATCAATTCTGAAGAAAAAGTTGGCCCTTTCATGGTTACGACATTAACAGTGTTTAATTCTTTTTTTAAATACTCAACTATTGTTTCACCGTTTTTAAAAATTCCTTTAGATAGATTTACAATTAATGCGTCTTTTGGAATGAATTTCTTTATGTCTTCTATAGTTTTGGCTATTCTTTTAGAAGGTATAGCTAAAAATATTATTTGTGCTTTTAATAAATCTGATGCCTCTGTTGTGGCCGATAATGATTTGTTTAATTTTTTATTAGGAAAATACCTTTTGTTGGTGTTAAGCTTATTTATTTCTTCTTCTTGTTCCTTATTTCTAATCAACAAAACAATTTTATTTTGTGGATTATCAGCTAATTGATTTCCAATTGCTGTTCCAAAAACCCCTCCTCCTAATAAAAAAATATTCATTTCTAGTGTTTTATTTACTAATAATTTATCTATATAGCAAAATTATAATTAAAAGAAATTAGTCATTTCTTTTGTTTCAATTATACCAATTATAAACTTTTTCAATCCCTTCTTCTAATTCAACTTTATGTATCCACCCTAAGCTATTTAATTTAGAAACATCTGTTAACTTTCGCATGGTGCCATCTGGTTTATTGGTATTAAAAACCAAACTGCCTTTAAAACCAATCACGTTTTTTACTGTTTCAGCAAGTTCTTTAATAGAAATATCTTCTCCTGTACCTATGTTTATATGCGTATTTCTAACTTCTTTATCTCCGTGGTTATAGGTGTCTGAAAAATTTCGGCTTTCCATTAAAAAAACGCACGCATCGGCCATATCCTCACTCCAAAGAAACTCCCGTTTTGGTTTGCCAGAGCCCCAAATTTCAACACTGTTTTCTGTAACCCCAAATTTGCTTAAATATGTTTTTGCTTCTTCTATGGTATCAACTCCTAAATCCTTCAAAACCTCATCATACTTTGATTCGGAAAGCAATTTTGCCAAATATATTTTCCTTATTAAAGCTGGTAATACATGAGACTTTTCTAAATCAAAATTGTCGTTAGGTCCATATAAATTTGTTGGCATTACAGAAATAAAATTGGTGCCATATTGTAAATTATAGCTTTCACACATTTTAATACCCGCAATTTTAGCAATAGCATAAGGCTCATTAGTATATTCCAGAGTATCCGTTAACAAATACTCTTCTTTCATGGGTTGCGGTGCATTTTTAGGATATATACAAGTACTTCCTAAAAACAAAAGCTTTTTTACCTTGTGGACATAGCTTTGATGAATCACGTTATTCTGAATCATCATATTTTCATAAATAAAATCAGCTCTATACGTGTTATTAGCCACAATACCTCCTACCTTAGCGGCAGCTAAAAAGACATAGTCTGGTTTTTCTTTACTAAAAAAAGTTTCCACTGCAACTTGGTTTGTTAAATCTAGTTCTTTGTGTGTTCTAGTAACAATGTTATTATACCCTTTGCTTTGAAGGTTTTTTAAAATAGCGCTTCCTACCAAACCTCTATGGCCTGCAATGTATATCTTAGACGTTTTATCCATAAATATTATTCGAAATAATTTTTTATTCGGTAGCCTCCATCTTTTAAGTACTGGTGCTTTTCCATAAGTATTATATCGCTTGTCATCATATCTTCAACTAAAGCAGCTAAATCATATTTGGGTACCCATCCTAATTTTTCTTTGGCTTTGGTGGCATCACCTATTAACAAATCTACTTCGGTTGGTCTAAAGTACTTTTCATCAACAGCTATAACTTCTTTACCAATTTCTATTTGATATTTTGGATTATTACATGCTTTAATATAGCCCTTTTCTTGAGAACCTGTGCCTTTAAATTCCAATTCTACCCCCACATGGTTAAAACACATTTTAACAAAATCGCGTACTGTTGTTGTTTTTCCCGTGGCAATTACCCAGTCTTCCGCTTCATCTGCCTGAAGAATCATCCACATCATACGAATATAATCTTTAGCATGTCCCCAATCTCTTTGGGCATCTAAATTTCCTAAATATACTTTTTCTTGTAACCCAAGTGCTATTTTTGATGTGGCTCTTGTTATTTTTCTGGTTACAAATGTTTCGCCTCGAATAGGTGATTCATGGTTAAATAGAATGCCATTACAAGCATACATCCCATAAGCCTCTCGATAGTTAACCGTTATCCAATAGGCATACATTTTTGCTACGGCATACGGGCTTCTTGGGTAAAATGGCGTGGTTTCGGTTTGTGGTACTTCTTGTACTTTACCGTAAAGCTCGGATGTGGACGCTTGATAAATCCTCGTTTTCTTTTCCATTCCTAAAAGACGGATGGCTTCTAGTAACCTTAAAGTGCCTATACCATCGGCATTTGCTGTGTATTCGGGCATTTCGAACGATACATGCACATGGCTCATGGCTGCCAAATTGTATATTTCGTCAGGTTGAACTTCTTGTATAATTCTTGTTAGGTTGGTACTATCGGTTAAATCTCCATAATGAAGAAAAAAATTACGATTCTCTACATGTGGGTCTTGATACAAGTGATCTATTCTATCAGTGTTAAACAGAGACGATCTTCTTTTTATTCCATGAACCTCGTATCCCTTTTTTAATAGAAACTCACTTAAATAAGCACCGTCTTGTCCAGTTACACCAGTAATTAAGGCTACTTTCTTTTTCATTACAATATTTGTTTAAGGCAATTTTGATTTTATTAAAACCGAATTTATCGGTCGTTTTGCAAAAGTACGATAGTTATTACTTTTTACAAGCTTTATAAGTTTTAAAATATTATTTTCATGCAAAACTTGTTTTGCAAAATCGTACCACGTCATTACTTTTTCGTCACAAAAATGATAAATTCCATACGTATCATTTCTACTTACTATTAATTTATAGATAAACTCAGCTAAATTTTCGGTGTCTGTTGGACAGCCTTTTTGCGTATTGGTTATAAAAAGGTTTTTTTCAACTTTTGCTTTTTCTAATATAGACTTGTAAAAGTTTTTCCCATATTTTTTACTGTACAACCACGATGTTCTAATAATAAAATATTTGCTTAAAGTGTTTTGTATGTGTTGTTCTCCTAAAAGTTTCGATTTACCATATTCGTTTATTGGGTTTGGTAAATCGGTCACTTTATATGGTTCTTTTTTTTCTCCATCAAAAACATAATCGGTTGATATATGAACTAAAACCGTATTGGTTTCTTTACAAGCTTCGGCTAGATTTTTAACAGCCTCGGCATTTACTTTATAGGCGATATCGGGTGTTTTTTCAGCTTGTTCAACGTTTGTATAGGCTGCACAATTTATACAATAATCAAATTTATACTTTTCAAAAAAAAACTCAATCTCTCTTTTGTTAGTAATATCTAATTCAGATTTAGAAGTGAACCTAAAATCAAAAGTACTATTGCCAGCATATAATTCTTGTATGGTCAGTCCTAATTGCCCATCAGCACCAGTTACTAAAATGGGCGTTGGGTGTTGGGTGTTGGGTGTTGGGGTGGTTAAATTCAGGTCTTTCATACAAAAAATTAAAGATTTGCCTTTTTAAAAGGTGAAAGTTTCATATCTTTTTCAGATATAATAAGTTCTTCTTCATTTAATTTCCAATCTATTTTTAAAGATTCATCATTAAATATGATGCCTCCTTCAGATGCTTTATTGTAAAAATTATCACATTTATACGAAAAAATAGTGTCCTCTTCAAGCACTACAAAACCATGGGCAAACCCTTTTGGAATAAATAATTGTTTATGAAATATATCATCTAAAATAATTGAAAAATGCTTTCCGAAAGTGTCTGAATCTTTTCTTAAATCAACACAAACATCTAGTACTTTGCCTTTTATAACTTGCACTAATTTGGCTTGGGCATTAATTCCTCTTTGAAAGTGCAACCCCCTTAATACACCTTTTGATGATTTGGATTGATTGTCCTGAACAAAACTTACTTTAATACCCGTTTGAGATTCAAATACATTTTTGTTGAAACTTTCAAAGAAATAGCCTCTTTCATCTTCAAATACTTTAGGTGTTATAACAAAACAGCCTTTTAAATATGTTTCTTCAACTTTCATAGTTCTTATAATTGTTGAAGGTATTCGCCATAACCACTTTTAAGTAAAGGTTCTGCAAGCTTATGCAATTGTATTCTATTTATATACCCCATTTTATAAGCTACCTCTTCTATACATCCTATTTTTTGCCCTTGGCGTTCTTCAATAACCTGCACAAACTGTGAGGCTTGCATTAATGATGTAAAAGTGCCTGTATCTAACCAAGCGGTACCTTTATCTAAAATTTGAACTTTTAGGTTTCCTGATTTTAAATAAACTTTGTTAACATCGGTAATTTCCAGTTCGCCGCGTTTACTTGGTTGTATGTTTTTTGTTATGGAAACTACCGAGTTATCGTAAAAATAAATACCCGGTACCGCATAGTTTGATTTTGGTTTTTCTGGTTTTTCTTCAATAGAAATTACGTGGTTCTGCTGGTCAAATTCTACCACACCATAGCGTTGAGGATCTTGAACATGATATGCAAAAATAACCCCTCCCTTTGGATTAACGGTAGCTTGCAACATGTCGTCTAGACCAGAGCCATAAAAAATGTTGTCGCCCAAAATAAGTGCTACACTGTCATTTCCTATAAATGTTTCTCCTATTAAAAATGCTTCTGCTAACCCGTTGGGTTGCTCTTGTATGGCGTATTCAAAAGTACATCCATAGTCTTTGCCATCGCCCAAAAGTTCTTTAAATCTCGGTGTGTCTTTAGAGGTTGAAATTATAAGGATTTCCCTGATTCCTGCCGACATTAATGTTGTTAGCGGATAATATATCATGGGCTTATCATAAATAGGCATAAGCTGTTTACTTACCACTTTGGTAAGTGGGTGTAAACGGGTTCCTGAACCTCCTGCTAATATGATGCCTTTCATTTTTTTGGGGTTATATGGTTATAAAGTTATGAGGTTATAGAGTGCTGTTCAATTTAAACTTTTTATTAGATTTGAAAGCATGTTCCTAATAAAATAGATGCGCTTGTTTAGTTCTTCTACATTTTCCAAATATTGGATTCTTAATGCAATTTCCACTTGAGTCTCTACTTCTGAAAGTGACCCTAAAGCGATATATAAAAATCTAGAGAATTCTTTTCCTCCTTTTCTCCCTGCTCCTTCTGCAATGTTGGATGGTATTGAAAATGAGGCTCTACGTAATTGAGACGTCAATCCAAAGGCTTCTTTTGAGGGAAACTGATCTGTTATACTATAAATCATAACAACAAAATCCATAGACTCCTGCCAAACTCTTAGATCTTTATGAGATTTCATCTTATCCATTGTTTATATTATAGTTAAGCTGTCCTTCTTAACCTCGTAACCATATAACCGTATAACTTTATAACCTTTTAGTTAACTATACTGCTTTTCATAATATAATTGATACTCCCCACTCGTTACATGATCAAGCCAATCTTCATTGCTTAAATACCAATCTATGGTTTTGTTTAAACCCTCTTCAAAAGTAACCGACGGTTTCCAGCCTAATTCTTTATTGATTTTTGAGGCGTCAATAGCGTATCTTAAATCATGTCCCGGGCGGTCTTTTACATAGGTTATTAACTTCTCTGAAGTCCCTTTTTGCCTATTTAGTTTTTCATCCATTTGTTGGCACAACAACTTAACCAAATCGATGTTTTTCCATTCGTTAAAGCCACCAATATTATAGGTTTCGTAGTTTTTTCCTTTATGAAAAACTAAATCGATGGCAACGGCATGATCTTTTACATACAACCAATCTCTAGTATAATTGCCATCGCCATAAACAGGTAACGGTTTATTATTTATGATATTATTTATAAATAACGGAATTAACTTTTCAGGAAATTGGTTTTGCCCATAATTATTGGAACAATTTGTTATAACATAAGGCATGCCATAAGTTTCTCCATAAGCTCTCACAAAATGGTCTGAACTAGCTTTTGATGCTGAATAAGGCGAGCTTGGATCATAAGAAGTTGTTTCTGTAAATAACCCTGTTTCTCCTAAAGTTCCATAAACCTCATCGGTACTAATGTGATAAAACAGCTTGTTGTTAAAGTTGTTTTTCCATGTGTTTTTAAATGCATTTAAAAGAATCATAGTGCCAATTACGTTCGTTTTCACAAACGCCAATGGATCTTTTATAGATCGATCTACATGAGACTCAGCTGCTAAGTGGATAACACTTTCAAACTTGTGTGTTTCAAATAATTCGTTTATAAAAGTTTCGTTTGTAATATCTCCCTTTATAAAAGTATAGTTTGGTTTGTTTTCTATGTTTTTTAAGTTTTCTAAATTACCAGCATAGGTAAGGGCATCTAAATTAAAAATATGATAATTTGGATACTTTTCAACAAACAACCTTACTACATGAGACCCAATAAACCCTGCTCCTCCAGTAATTAAAATCTTCATCTGTTTCTTTTTATTGTTTTTTAATTGTCAGATAGAATACCCTGAATAATCATCCTCGGGAGTGTGAATGCTATTCTCATGGCACTTCAATTTATTACAATCTATTTTTTACTTTGTTTATTCAAATATTTTCCCAGCCCTATAAAAGTAAACACTAAAAGAGTTGCTACAAATAAAATTAATGGCAATAAGAATTTCTTTTTATCATACCATTCCCTAATATCATAACCTGACTGTGGGAAATTAGCCAAAACATTAACAACATTCTTTTGCCTAACAATAGCACTATCCAAAACTCTTCTTCTTTCCTCAAGCCACAACCGTCGTTCAAGAAGTTTAGACTCATCAACCATTAAACTTCCTCCAGATGATTCTGCATCTCCCATGTACAGATTAGTGCCTGAACCGGGAATTGGCTCTTTTTTAGATTCATTGATTCTAATCTGTAAGTATTCTTTAACCAACGTATCTGTTTTTTGGATTTGGTTTTTAAGCACAGAATCCTTTCTAACTAAAATGTCATTATTGACTTTTGCCAATTCATTTAAATAGGTGTTTCCAGAGATGCCTTTAATGAAAGCTTGTTCTATCTTTTTATAAATGTTTTTATCTGTAGAAGCTACTCCAATTCTATGAATTGGAAAATTATAAGCTGTTAATGAGTTTTTATATCTTTCATAAGTCATCTCTAAACGAGAAACAGAATCTAATCGTTCATAAAAACCAGAATACATTTCAGCAATATTATTTTCATCCACATCTGCCTCAATATAAAAACCCTTTAAATGAACTGCCTCATCAGTGGAAATACTTAATTTCTGAGCTAATCCTAATGTATCCTTATCAATATTTGCTAATT
This genomic window from Mariniflexile sp. TRM1-10 contains:
- a CDS encoding lipopolysaccharide biosynthesis protein, whose protein sequence is MKKSINKKFHNYFSSLLQRICLLLSQLLLIPTFISVLGVDLYGEWLILTTIPNYLLLSDFGLPLTVTNEICRLISLKEYKAQEKLYKSTVSFLVYIGLFLLVVFFIMSSVLDFSKIFNLKNISNHYATLIIGWFVFNVFFSLIFRVTIGYFRALNLFHKHEYFLALTLFLDFGVTLLTLKIQAPLYYIPMMMVIIRILVMIIINITLYKNNFYKFGFTTDCSRTIELIPVSLKLGFFQFGTALFIQGCTLLVGIILGSASVVVFNTIRTIVNSIRAFIGIIYIQTMPEFTILISNNHLNVALVKMKRLILLVSVISLISCLGLYFLRDIIFKLWIKKPFLYNDLFMVFMLVSIFFYNIWNAASMLPMSINKMNTLALYPILGAILLIIQYFTITKNGLVGLSFSFIIMDLIMLILVLKLNFKILKLNF
- a CDS encoding glycosyltransferase family 4 protein, with protein sequence MNVLFVTNIPSPYRIDFFSELAKYCNLTIFFEGRRSKKRASTFNWNDDSISSFKHYFFSELFNEKAILFSLIKKVIFGRYDKIIICTYNTRTQSILIILLKILKIEYYFETDGGYVSLKESKLKSSVKKMLFSGAKGYFSTGVESDKYLIHYGAEEAKLIRYTFTSLFKCDIIPKVLTKEQKSKNKRELGIPYKKIVIAVGRFVPIKGFDVLLKSCKYFSEDVGVYFIGGQPMEEYIEIQNQLNLKNINYVGFQTKLDLDKWFLAADLLVLPSRGDVWGLVINEAMAKGLPVVTTNKCIAGLELIPNKECIFPVDNYKILGEIINKIINNEDYSNRLSNLNLARVKNITFENMAIDHLKEFSK
- a CDS encoding CDP-glycerol glycerophosphotransferase family protein, with the translated sequence MMILKKSISLILKIARIFISTNDNTIVYHSFPDVSDNSFALFIYIINHYPEFNNIWLIDHVNKKQDYYKTISNYTSCSNFSLVKKNSLKGVWVFLKSKYIIHTHGLFNKLSLSNKQVNINLWHGMPLKNIGHLDNNKIVPKSHYLIATSKIFKNIMSQAFNIQNNNVFVTGQPRNDFMFENKYSLCHLLGINEDLFKKTILWMPTYRKSVIGDVRNDGKIDKAKDFFSNNNLNLLNNHLINIETVCFVKLHPMDYMSVNDFQKYSNIYFINESHFTGNGVTLYSVLGSIDLMLTDFSSIYIDFLLLDKPIGFVFSDFHEYFNSRGFVFENPKEYMPGKVISTIEELIIFLNELFLYKKDNFSEKRKIVKDKFHDITSNFSEKVFNNLVETNA
- the tagD gene encoding glycerol-3-phosphate cytidylyltransferase: MNIFLLGGGVFGTAIGNQLADNPQNKIVLLIRNKEQEEEINKLNTNKRYFPNKKLNKSLSATTEASDLLKAQIIFLAIPSKRIAKTIEDIKKFIPKDALIVNLSKGIFKNGETIVEYLKKELNTVNVVTMKGPTFSSELINNAHSIFTLGFKTKDQYLKIEQVIFNTNIHIDYTTDIRGVELLSVLKNIYAILIGIVDAKYNSPNTRFMILTKSFSEIRILLKELGGREDSLFLACGYGDVGITSLNDLSRNRTLGLLIGKGFYKSGSKRNKVVLEGLKTIKLTNSLLSSETKKRLPLFSKLESFFANKESNFDIHFDSLVDKKMKTVLTYGTFDLLHYGHIEILRRAKELGDRLVVGISTDEFNKIKGKECQIPYEKRKEFLEAVHYVDLVIPESEWEQKIEDIKNNEIDIFVMGDDWKGKFDNLKEYCEVIYLPRTVGISTTKLKSIIDK
- a CDS encoding GDP-L-fucose synthase family protein, which gives rise to MDKTSKIYIAGHRGLVGSAILKNLQSKGYNNIVTRTHKELDLTNQVAVETFFSKEKPDYVFLAAAKVGGIVANNTYRADFIYENMMIQNNVIHQSYVHKVKKLLFLGSTCIYPKNAPQPMKEEYLLTDTLEYTNEPYAIAKIAGIKMCESYNLQYGTNFISVMPTNLYGPNDNFDLEKSHVLPALIRKIYLAKLLSESKYDEVLKDLGVDTIEEAKTYLSKFGVTENSVEIWGSGKPKREFLWSEDMADACVFLMESRNFSDTYNHGDKEVRNTHINIGTGEDISIKELAETVKNVIGFKGSLVFNTNKPDGTMRKLTDVSKLNSLGWIHKVELEEGIEKVYNWYN
- the gmd gene encoding GDP-mannose 4,6-dehydratase, whose amino-acid sequence is MKKKVALITGVTGQDGAYLSEFLLKKGYEVHGIKRRSSLFNTDRIDHLYQDPHVENRNFFLHYGDLTDSTNLTRIIQEVQPDEIYNLAAMSHVHVSFEMPEYTANADGIGTLRLLEAIRLLGMEKKTRIYQASTSELYGKVQEVPQTETTPFYPRSPYAVAKMYAYWITVNYREAYGMYACNGILFNHESPIRGETFVTRKITRATSKIALGLQEKVYLGNLDAQRDWGHAKDYIRMMWMILQADEAEDWVIATGKTTTVRDFVKMCFNHVGVELEFKGTGSQEKGYIKACNNPKYQIEIGKEVIAVDEKYFRPTEVDLLIGDATKAKEKLGWVPKYDLAALVEDMMTSDIILMEKHQYLKDGGYRIKNYFE
- the rfbD gene encoding dTDP-4-dehydrorhamnose reductase, which produces MKDLNLTTPTPNTQHPTPILVTGADGQLGLTIQELYAGNSTFDFRFTSKSELDITNKREIEFFFEKYKFDYCINCAAYTNVEQAEKTPDIAYKVNAEAVKNLAEACKETNTVLVHISTDYVFDGEKKEPYKVTDLPNPINEYGKSKLLGEQHIQNTLSKYFIIRTSWLYSKKYGKNFYKSILEKAKVEKNLFITNTQKGCPTDTENLAEFIYKLIVSRNDTYGIYHFCDEKVMTWYDFAKQVLHENNILKLIKLVKSNNYRTFAKRPINSVLIKSKLP
- the rfbC gene encoding dTDP-4-dehydrorhamnose 3,5-epimerase, which encodes MKVEETYLKGCFVITPKVFEDERGYFFESFNKNVFESQTGIKVSFVQDNQSKSSKGVLRGLHFQRGINAQAKLVQVIKGKVLDVCVDLRKDSDTFGKHFSIILDDIFHKQLFIPKGFAHGFVVLEEDTIFSYKCDNFYNKASEGGIIFNDESLKIDWKLNEEELIISEKDMKLSPFKKANL
- the rfbA gene encoding glucose-1-phosphate thymidylyltransferase RfbA, translated to MKGIILAGGSGTRLHPLTKVVSKQLMPIYDKPMIYYPLTTLMSAGIREILIISTSKDTPRFKELLGDGKDYGCTFEYAIQEQPNGLAEAFLIGETFIGNDSVALILGDNIFYGSGLDDMLQATVNPKGGVIFAYHVQDPQRYGVVEFDQQNHVISIEEKPEKPKSNYAVPGIYFYDNSVVSITKNIQPSKRGELEITDVNKVYLKSGNLKVQILDKGTAWLDTGTFTSLMQASQFVQVIEERQGQKIGCIEEVAYKMGYINRIQLHKLAEPLLKSGYGEYLQQL
- a CDS encoding four helix bundle protein, whose product is MKSHKDLRVWQESMDFVVMIYSITDQFPSKEAFGLTSQLRRASFSIPSNIAEGAGRKGGKEFSRFLYIALGSLSEVETQVEIALRIQYLENVEELNKRIYFIRNMLSNLIKSLN